The Euphorbia lathyris chromosome 3, ddEupLath1.1, whole genome shotgun sequence genome contains a region encoding:
- the LOC136224319 gene encoding aspartic proteinase nepenthesin-1-like, translating to MPQPQIFLSSIAPFLIILLSFLPFSTPKSANNGFSFQLIHTDSLHSPFYDEGLTHSQRLNRLAESSKIRANSLELDTNSNSSLDVANPQTLRFNVAQNYVCYLVSLQFGTPSIPLYLILDTGSSLVWTQCEPCTHRFRQERPIYNSTASPTFKELPCQHPFCRNNNSTFTCQNGKCVYRQTYLSGDVTEGVAASDFFRPLDNTRISLQFGCSRNSRNFTFLEHTGRGGGIMGLSLSPISILQQLGNITQHRFSYCLVPYDQLSTAVFRSLLRFGNDINTHGRTFESTPIISPPNMYAYYLDLLDISIGNNRLNFPPNTFSIKRDGSGGCIIDSGTTLTHFSQSSYPKVKTAFQNYFRSKGFTQVHMPPYDLCYINGRSMDEIPTMTFHFRGADFEVEGHYLIMPFPDHNAFCIGIQQTRSLTILGAIQQGNTRFIYDAAARQLLFSPENCMLDSMH from the coding sequence ATGCCTCAACCTCAAATATTTCTTTCATCAATTGCTCCCTTCCTCATCATTCTGCTCTCATTTCTCCCTTTCTCTACTCCAAAATCTGCTAACAATGGTTTTAGCTTTCAACTTATTCATACAGACTCTCTTCATTCTCCTTTCTATGATGAGGGCCTCACTCATTCCCAAAGATTAAATAGGCTAGCAGAATCTTCAAAAATTAGGGCAAATAGCTTGGAGTTAGATACCAATTCCAATTCCAGTCTTGATGTTGCTAATCCTCAGACATTAAGATTTAATGTGGCTCAGAATTATGTATGCTATCTAGTGAGCTTACAATTTGGCACTCCTAGCATAcctttatatttaatattagaTACTGGAAGTAGCCTTGTTTGGACACAATGTGAACCTTGTACTCATAGATTTCGTCAGGAACGTCCAATCTATAACTCAACAGCTTCGCCTACCTTCAAAGAGCTTCCTTGCCAGCATCCTTTCTGCAGGAACAACAATTCAACCTTTACATGCCAAAATGGTAAATGTGTTTACAGACAGACATATTTATCCGGTGATGTAACTGAAGGAGTTGCTGCTTCTGATTTTTTTCGACCTTTGGATAATACAAGAATTTCATTGCAGTTTGGTTGCTCGAGAAACAGTAGAAACTTCACATTCTTGGAGCACACAGGGAGAGGTGGTGGGATTATGGGATTGAGTTTGTCCCCAATTTCAATTCTACAACAATTGGGTAATATAACTCAACATCGTTTTTCTTATTGCCTAGTTCCATATGATCAACTAAGCACTGCTGTTTTTAGAAGTTTGCTAAGGTTTGGCAATGACATAAACACGCATGGAAGAACATTCGAATCAACCCCAATTATATCTCCCCCGAATATGTATGCGTACTATCTGGATTTGCTAGATATAAGTATTGGAAACAATCGCTTGAACTTTCCCCCAAATACATTTTCAATAAAACGTGATGGAAGTGGTGGGTGCATTATAGATTCTGGAACAACGCTCACTCATTTCTCTCAATCATCATACCCGAAGGTGAAGACGGCATTCCAAAATTATTTTCGCAGTAAAGGATTTACACAAGTTCATATGCCTCCATATGATCTTTGCTACATAAATGGCAGAAGTATGGATGAAATTCCAACAATGACATTCCATTTTAGAGGTGCAGATTTCGAAGTGGAAGGGCATTATTTGATCATGCCATTCCCAGATCATAATGCATTTTGCATAGGAATTCAACAGACAAGAAGTTTAACAATATTAGGAGCAATTCAACAAGGAAACACTCGGTTCATTTATGATGCAGCCGCTCGGCAACTTTTATTTTCCCCTGAGAATTGCATGCTTGATAGTATGCATTAG